A window of Bacillota bacterium genomic DNA:
TCGCAGAAACTTATCAGAAATATCCCCACATCGGTCCCCTTCTCCCCGCCATGGGGTACGGACCCGAGCAACTGCAAGAGTTGCAGGATACTTTAGCCGATGTACCCGCCGATCTGGTGGTGGTGGCCACACCCATCGACCTGGCCAGGGTCATTTCCCTGAACCGCCCCGCGGTGCGCGTCCGCTACGAGTTACAGGAGATCGGGCGTCCCAACCTGGGGGATATATTGCAGGACTTCTTCCGCAGGCGCCTGCCCCGGCGTGAGCCGCTTAAGCGGAAGTTGGAACCCCGGCGAATCAGATTGTGCCGTCACGTTCCCGCTTTTTGACACCGGAATATCTAACGGCTATAATGACCGGGGGCGGTGGGCCGGGTGTTGACCCCGGCCCATTCGTGAATTGAGCATGCGTGACGAGTTGGAAGTGGCGCGGCGAAAGCTCAGCGAAAAGGAGTACCGCCTCACGCCCCAGCGACAGGCGGTTCTTGAGGCACTGCTAGCTCATTCCGGCGAGCATCTGAGTGCGGAAGACGTCTACGCCCTGGTGAAGAGAACCCATCCCGATATCGGGCTGGCCACCGTGTACCGCACCCTGGACCTTCTGGCCAGCCTTGACGTTCTGCAGAAGATCGATCTCGGCGACGGGCGTGCCCGCTATGAACTGGGGGATGAGGAGCATTACCACCACCACCTCATCTGCGTGCGATGCGGCAAGGTGGCGGAGTTCGACATCGACCTGCTGGAGTCGCTGGAAGCCCTGGTGTTCAAGCGCACCGGTTTTGAGGTGCTCGATCACCAGGTGAAGCTTTTCGGTCTCTGCCGGGAGTGTCGGGCTAAGGATCCGCACACCCTACTGGACGGAGGGGGCTAGTTTGTGGCGGGCGGCACTGAGCGCATTCCTGGTCGTATTCCTGGCTGAACTCGGGGACAAGACCCAGCTCTGCACTTTTTTGCTGGCAGCGAAAGATCGGTCGCCCTGGACAGTGTTTCTGGGGGCGGCCGCTGCCTTGGTCATGACATCGCTGCTGGCTGCGCTGCTGGGAGGTGCGGTGGGGAAGCTGGTGCCGGAGAAGGTCCTGCGGATGCTGGCGGGGTCAGCCTTTGTTATCCTGGGGGGGCTTCTGCTGGCGGGCAAGCTGTGAGTCGATGGACGCCACCGCCACCGCAGTGTGGTTGCTTCCTGCCCGCGAGTGCGGTATACTGTTTAGGGGTGCGCCCATAGCTCAGCGGATAGAGCACCGGCCTCCGGAGCCGGGTGCGGGGGTTCGATTCCCTCTGGGCGCACCAGTTCTT
This region includes:
- a CDS encoding transcriptional repressor, encoding MRDELEVARRKLSEKEYRLTPQRQAVLEALLAHSGEHLSAEDVYALVKRTHPDIGLATVYRTLDLLASLDVLQKIDLGDGRARYELGDEEHYHHHLICVRCGKVAEFDIDLLESLEALVFKRTGFEVLDHQVKLFGLCRECRAKDPHTLLDGGG
- a CDS encoding TMEM165/GDT1 family protein, whose translation is MWRAALSAFLVVFLAELGDKTQLCTFLLAAKDRSPWTVFLGAAAALVMTSLLAALLGGAVGKLVPEKVLRMLAGSAFVILGGLLLAGKL